The following is a genomic window from Phaseolus vulgaris cultivar G19833 chromosome 6, P. vulgaris v2.0, whole genome shotgun sequence.
ATTTATATTCACCAAGTAAAGATTGGGAGaatcaataacaaaattaaaaaaagaagaaggaagaatGTAAACTAGGGTTCTCTCTCTTTACAAATTACACAACCTCAACAGCAGTGCAGTGCATATTAGGAAAATTGTCTAGCAGATCAACAGTCAACAGGGATGCCTTTTGCCTTGGCTTTGGCATTGGTATCCTCTCAGAATATCCCATTGAGACTGAGGTTGTGGAAGTGTTCCTGTCACATGGACCTAACCACTTGGCTTGCATGTACCTATGCTTCCTCCATGGCCCCAtgtgcattttcttttcctTCATGCACCTTTTCCCTGCCACACACAGTACCTTTATCAGGTTGCTCAATCTCTCTACCTTCCCCACAAACACCTCTGGCAGCTTCCCAACAAGTCTGTTATACTCCTCACTTCCCTTTGCTATCTCAAACTCTCCTCTCAAATTCAGCTCCACAATCACCCTCATCTCCCCCCTCTTTGAGTTCTCCACTACATCCAAAAAACTGTGTTCACCTGCACATACTTTTCACACTAAGATTAATGCATTCACAGtactaaattaaatacaacTACCCCCCAATATTTAATCTGCTAACAAaagttcaaaaatcttttcacatctttttacaattttatataatCAATTTGACAGAGGCAATGTATATCCACTAGTTGGAATCTTGTGAACAGTAACGTTCCTTGGCCAAGTGCCGACAAATCATGGTTTAgtcataataatattttcacaAAGCGTGGTTATAAATTGACAGGGACATTTTCCAGGTGGATAATATAGTTTAGTAAAAGGATCTTATCTTAAGAACCACCCTTGAAGATCGCTTCTGAGTTTTTTAAGAGAGAAAAAGCATGCAAGTGGGTAATTAATTGGAATCACTGTATTTACCTGATGGAATATCTGGTGAGCTTCTCCATTTTGTTTTGCAGACAGCACTGTTATAACCTGCTTTCTGAAGCCGCCCAGAAACTTCTCTCATCAAGCAGTTTCTGCAAGTGGTGAGAGGTATCTGTCTGCCGCAACCGCACACCGTTTCTGCGCTTTGTATGTTCTGAAGCGCTTCTTTGGTCGCATTTCTTATCCCTGACTCCAAAGAACTTGTTCTGTACGCATTGGCCTGCACAAAATTTAACCACTCAGTCAAAACCAATTTTACAATCATTAATTTCCCTCTACCAACATCTCAAAACAAATAAGTTAAACATGcacatataaataaatgtagATGAGAAAAACTAAGttgtttttttccttcttttgaaGTATTTACTGTAAAaccttaattttattattaataaaaagatatCACATCACATGAACCCACGTTTGGTGTCGACCAATTTGAAACTTTGGAAAGCTGTTTGAAGAGGCTAAcgtaatttttgtttctaaaaccACAATGAAACTAAAAAGTTAAGCTTGTTGGGAAAAAGAGAAATTtccattaaaataaaacaaaagggTATACGTTTCGTAGCTGTACGTGTAGCGTAACAAAATAACTTAATTCAAAGAAGGCAAGCTGTGTTGGTTAACCAATAAAACTACCTGCAAAATCTGGTGCTGGTTGTCCCAGAAGGTTCTGTTCTGTTCGACGGTATCTCGGTGATCCTCGTCTTCGTCGAACTCGATTTCGTTGGGGTTCTGACAGTCGTCGCTGCAGGCGCTGTGGGCCAACAACGTTTCTCCGTCGTGGAGAAACTCGAATTCAACGTCGGCGACACAAGTGTCACGGTGGTCGCGGAGGTGGCGGGTGGCCAGAAACCTGGTGACTCTTGCGGCGGCCATGGAGGATCCACCCATGGTTATGGAATGTGTATGTGGCGTGCAGAGTGTGTATGGTGTTGTATTATTTGACTTAGATTTGGATGATGTTTGTGAAAGGGTTTTTATACGAGGATTGGTGTTGGGGGGGTGGGACCCAGCTTGTCTCTGCCCGCGGCGCACATGAATGTGATTAGGGTGGATTTTGATGGTCAGGATTGGGTGATTTGGATCTGACGGATGACGTAGATTGGTTGGGTTGGGGTCATACAGCATGGATCCACGTCAGTCACCAATAATTCCATTTTTTCCCAACCTACCCTTTATCCCAATCATTCGGATATATACGAATATTCattctttcttcactttttcttattataaaacACCAAATAATAACAAACAAtgcactgtttttgtttttaaaggatatccttttatattcttttcttaTTCTCTCACACTAAACTTCATTTATTATCACTTTCAACACCCTTTCCAAAAATTAACACCATCTTTTCAACAAAAACAACAGTATCAAATAAAAAccattattcttttattattccctggattcttttattttatccaCACGTTTTAATAAAACATTCTCAAGCACAGATCATACTACAATAAATTCATTTATCAGACTTTAAGATATATATAAGgtactttttaattaaatatatgtgTTTGCACGTTTTAATCCGAATACATATCGAGAGTTTAATGGCTTTTACAcagtattaatataaaaaaacgtTTATGCTATTAATGATTCAGAATCATCATACAGTATatgatttcaaattttaaatttatcatttaCTAGTTTGTTACTAAAGGGCATaatttactatatttttttagtaatgtttttaaaaattattaaatattgactaatttgagaaaacaaaataattagtcactgtaataaaaattactttatatatcaatatttttaatttgtaaaataatattcaatttaattaatacagcaattatttattttttatatctaaaattaatctctatctaataattttcttttcttgtattttattagtattaaaTATTTACTTTGTCTAACTTTTGTTCTTTAATGGTAAGGACTTATaaattgttttagaaaataatttgtataattaaaatgagactataatatttttactaaagTAAAAGtgtatataaatgaaaaaattagttattaattttttatttgaacaaAATCACTGTTTTTATAAAACCTTAATTTTTTCCTCTACATTTTCTCTAACTTTTCTAGCACATTTTTCTTTAAACTACTTATCCCTTAAATTATTGAAAGTGAATATTACAAGATTATCTGGTTAGAATTTTATTTAGTGTAAGTTCATTTTTTCTTTGAGTTAATTACGAACTTTTCATATTTGTTTTGTATATGTTTTGCATATAATGTTTTTAGTTTCAATATTAGTCTTTGTCACTTCATATACATAGTGATATAGTTTGATCATTAATCATGACTATATGTTGCATGTTAAACTATCATTTAGCATTAGAgttctttgtttttgttttttttattagcaataaCAGATATATAAATGCGAACCACTTCAGGAGTGGATCAACCTTTATACAATATATACATAATCCAACGTCTAACAATACCCTCCAAACCAAACAGGCAAAAACATAGTCCACTCTAAGAACCTAAAAAGCATCAAATAACCAAATGCATACATTCCAAAGGTTCTAAACACCAACTGGAAAAGAAAATTGAAGCAGTGCGAAATTGAGCAAAGTATGACTGAATGCAGCTCTTTTTGAGCACACCTACTTAAAGTTAGGTGagaaaactttttttcttttttgatgaTGTAAACGTAAATTAGTTATCGATTTCAAAATTGTTTATAAGGTTGTTTGTTTTTTAGTAAATTAAAGTGTTGATTGAGATTTTGTTGAtttgatatatttttgtttaaaaaatattaatttatataatatttttaaattttgaatatttaatgaGGGTGAAGGTGAGAATTATCTTAATAATAATGACAGATTTAATTCAAAACAAAAccattatttatttaactttaatgtttaaaattaaatatttacattaagacggttaataaatatttcttaatatttctatttaataCTAAATTTCCAATTaatcatttataattaaaaacatgtttattttttttactaaacaTAAAATATCAAACTATGTACAAATGTATaattagaataataaaaaaaatcaggaTTAAAGAACCAAATTTGAAAAAAGTCGAGGGAAGGGCGTATTTGGGGAAGTTGCgatttctgttttttatttttattttcaaatgcgTTTTAAAACAACAATTCGATCAGCCAAAAAATCGTTGAAACgatgtttaatataattttacattaatgtaaaatttacaatttttatttttattttaaaacgcATGCACAATCTATGTGgaaccaaaaataaaaattatttaaaaaataatcgtcttaaatatatatatatatataaaaaaagtagtaAAATGTATAACTAAAAACGATAACAAGATCTAAAGAATGGAAAAGTGAAactgaaaaatagaaaaagtggAGGGAGTTAGTGTTGTTGTACGTGTACCTCCTATCTGAACCCAATCTTTGAACGGATGGGATCACTGGGCAACAAGATGGATGCAACGTTGCGCAATCAGGAACGTTCATTTTAGATCTTATCTGATGCAACTATGGGTGGGGCCCACACAAAGAGGGAttattgtttgataaagcgggtGAAATACGCGGCGTCTTGTGAAtggttttggtttttcttttctacAAACAAAAAGATTCCAATAACTTTATTTTCTTCGTCTCATCATTGTTAACAATTTCGAATAAtgattaataattaatagtGCCACATTGGAGACCCATCCAAGGCTGTGGTGGGACCAATTCAAGGGCTTTTCTGTAATTTTACGTCCActttacaattatttttatgCCCCACCCCCAGTTGTACAACAGTTAAAGTACACAATTCGACAAATGTAACTAAATTTTTAAATCATGTAAGAAGAATAaagcaaaatttaaaatacaataataaataacGTCACCAGAACAGTTATTTATACCACATGCGTATATATTTAGTATATAAAAGTACAAGATTTCAAGTTAAGGAAAATTAATTTGgataacttattttatatttctagaTTTTGGATTGCTTTATCATTTTACTTAGTCATAATGTATATTTACAGtatacttaaaaatataatgtattttagtttttaaaatttgactataatgtattttatatttatatattaatatagaaacttaaaaaataagattattaACAAACCATGTTCTTTCCTAATAGGCATGAATTAAACGTGTTaagatggaaaaaaaaaaaggacttGTGCGTTGTCTGGTACAATATTTATTAACAATGAAATTGATTGATTGTGTTGTTGTTCAAACCATTTGTTGTCTATATCAAGAatccaaatttatatatatcGTGGTCAATAAAAGAATACCTGATAAATACATAGGccaaagtaaataaaaaattgttatttatgTACTCTTTTAAAGTTTCTATCCCTTTCCCTTTCCCTTTCGTGACTGTGTGTGAATTCATACCCATCTGTTCTTCAACTTCAATGccaataatttcatattttttaatttttgcccCACTTCATACTAACTATACCCATAACTATAACagattttttaatcaataaaaatatttaattttttttatcagaaaaaaataattaaaataaaatggtgtctcaacccttataaaaaataatatatttaattgtatTGTGAGAGaggtataatataaaataattttaaatagatATCTAATCCTATAGGAAAAGACATATGTACTAcataagacaaaaaaaattataggcTTAGTACATCTGAGACACAAGGGATGACTCAATTAAACATGGTATTGTATTTGAGCTTGAAGTTAaagttaaattaatataaagattAAATATGATAATTGCACTAATTTAAACCCACCATATTAAGGATCTAAAAcaatctataaataaataaattaatatcaaGTTAAGGTATATGtcgaataaaatttattatctataatcactgaataataaattatttattaatatcgGAACACAAACATTATTTAAACGTTGAAAAAACTTTTTGTGTGGACTGACGAAATTATTTGAGATTGAGACCGAAAAGACCTAGTCACACAAGACTCGATCCATATAAAAGCAAcatttttacaatatttattttacaaataatTTAACTAAATTACACTTTTTGTCTTTCATTTTGCTGATAAGTTTGAATTtggtttattatattttaaaatatttaattttattctttgaatatttttttatgagattaatttacttattcaaataatttataaattagttttatttccttaaaaaaattgaaaggtatcttattttaataatttttagtttataagttataagtcattttaattatttttttaatttctaacttatagtttattattattactatagcaatatatttttattcattttttttatctatcatttttattttcaatttttaattaaaaatattgaatatttattaagttattttaattctttatgttgttcaaaattttaaaatattacaaaacgAAGTAACTAGTGTTTTATTGCGTAatgttatgtaaaaaaattacaaaataaaagttataaaaaaattaatatgcaaaaaatttaaattaagaaataaaaaaatataaaataaatgaaaaagtaaaatttaattaatactcATTACATCAActagtttaaataaaatgtttttctttttttttctcaatattcTCAGTTTGTCCTCATTTGATAGTCATCACAACAGCATATGCTTATCTCTCCAATCCAAATCACCATTATATAACatcataatgaaaatgaaagcaATATTGTTTAAGAGGAATCAAGCATTTATTCAACGAGGAAAAGCCTTTTAAATATACATGAATACGAAACCGGTTAATTGTAGAAAATATAGAAAATGATGCTTTTtaatatagaaaatattataatgatactaattaaatatagaaaatgtAACTTGTGCtgatgtgattttttttaaaattcagttaaagtaacaattttaatattaaacgagtggttaaataattataattgaaaatttaataatttgagGAAATTAAAATAGtcaggattttttttaaaacttatatagTAAATTAATAGACTAAATAACTATTATAGAAACAAAGTTGAAGTTCATTTGgtagaaataaatttttgatcttaagtattatgaaaataaagataaaaattaaacgTGTGAGGTCATAAGGAGTCCAATAATAAAGAGAGACAGATATAATATTCGACATTTAAAGAAAAATCTCATTCACTCATCAtcacaagaagaagaaaacattaattttaatgaTGGAGATTGAATAGATATGTGAGATTCCAAGATcaattatataagaaaaacaaaatcctGATAAAGTAGAACAACAATTCCACAATAAATATCTGTGTATCACGAATgagataatttttgttttgttaaaaaaaagagtttatTTTGAGATATAAATTGAATGGAATTTATAGTAAGAAAGAGCATTGATAAATTGATGAAATTAGGTATATAGATATGCAGGTGCATTGGTGCACGCTACATGTTGTCCTGTGCCCGTTTTGGATATGTATGCTGAGCTGGCACTGCCAATGAAGACACAGAAAGTATGTGTGCTGATTGGAGTTTCAAGATTATAGATACATGGATAGATACATAGATAGATGTAACCCAACATTACAATCTCTGCACCATTCAAAATTGTTAGGTTCTTAATTCGTTATCAGAAGGCGAGTGATTTTAGGTTCTTAATTGGTTATCAGAAAGCGAGTGAGAGAGACTACACCGAAACTAGTTTTGCTAACTTTTGATTtgagattaaaataataatttatttaatcattttacAAAATCACTTTCATTTGTTTTAATATAAGTATTAACTCTATTTGCTAAACtataagaaaaacatgaaatatgtcgtgtgcggaagcgtgataatttcaaccaaagattatgataAATTAAAGCaacaagtaaagtgagaatgataccagaatttttaggtggaaaacccctttaaatagaggtaaaaaaaccaccggcgagagagccaaaacttccactataatggtaatgggagtacaatgaattcctctcaggctaatggtaaaggtgagtcataaacccacaaatctccaccttgacttGCCTTTGACTGGAACACTCTCTCGCCATGAAGCCTTGATTAAGTATGTATAATACCAGCTAAGTTCAGGCAATGATCGAACTTAGCCGATGGAAGTGGCTTAGTCAACATGTCTGCAGGATTTTCGGTcgtatgaattttttcaacaattatatctcctgtatcaacaatgtctcggataaaatggtgtttaatttcaatgtgcttggtccttgagtgatacTTACTGTTCCTGGTCAAGTGGACAACActctgactatcacaaaatataacaagaacatcttGTTGAAGACCAAGTTCACTTACCAAGCCTCGAAGCCATATAGCCTCTTTCATACCTTCTGTAGCAGCAATATATTCTGCTTCAGTGGTGGACAAAACCGCAATGGCTTGAAGTGAAGAATACCAACTGATAGCAGACCCACATAGGGTAAAGATGTAAGCTGAAAGTGACCTTCTCCGATCTAAATCACCACCATAGTCAGCATCAACATAGCCAACTGCTCCTCCGGGATCGGCTCTATGTTGATCAAATACCAACCCAAGATCTGGAGAACTTTTCAGATAACGAAGTATCCATTTAACGGCTTCCCAGTGTGCCTTGCCTGGATTATGCATGAACCTGCTAACAATGCTAACAGCATAAGCTAAATCAGGTCTAGTACATACCATAGCATACATGAgacttccaattgcatttgaatACGGGACATGTGACATGCGTCTTTTGTCCTCGTCTGATTTTGGACACTGATTTGATGACAACTTGAAGTGGGCGGCAATTGGAGTATTAATAGCTTTGCAGTCTCGCATTCCAAATTTGTCAAGCATCTTAAGAACATACTTcttttgtgataaaaaaaaattttccagcttgacgatctctgttgatctccattcccaaaattttcttggcaggacctaagtccttcatatcaaattcactGCTAAGCTGAGCCTTTAACTTGTTAACTAAAGATTTATCTCTTGCGAAAATCAACATTGTTGAGCCATCATTAGAGATAGCTTCAGAGTAATTCTTGGGTTCACCTTCTTCACCCATCTCTTGAGTaatagttaaagcataagcaaTGTTGGCAGATTCTGCAATTAATCTCTGAGTCGGTTTTCTTGGTCTCTGTTGTGGAAGTTCTTGAGCCATAGACCACGACTGTGGTAATCCTCGTCGTTTAGGTGGGCATTGCTCATGTGGACTCAAATGTTCACTTGTACCATCAATAACAGTGACTTGATCATCTTGAGTACTGGAGGAATTGGGAACGTCTTCCTCATAAGCAggtgttttaatctcaaactccaCTTTCTCTCGAGCATCTTCCTGGTCACCTGTATCAATTGAGGAAATGACAGTATCTTTTGCAGAAGAGAGCATAGCATTTTCATTAAAGGTCACATTTCGACTATGAATTACTTTATGAGATTCTGGGTCATATAAACGATAGCCTTTAACCCCTGAGCCATAACccaagaaaatgcacttcttagcacgaggttctaattttccctcgtttacatgagaataagcagggcaaccaaatattttaagattagaataatCAACAAGGTTACCTGACCAAACTTCTTCTGGAATGTTGCAATCAATTGATCTGTTAGGAGAGCGGTTTATCAGATAACATGCCGTTGAAGCCGCTTCAGCCCAAAAAGATTTGCTCAAACTAGAATGGGAGAACATGCAACGAACTCTCTCCAGGATAGTTCTATTCATTCTTTCTGCAACCCCgttctgttgtggagtacttGGGATGGTGAAGTGTCTGGAAATGCCTTCCTTCTTGCAGAAATCATTGAATTCATTCGAACAGAACTCAAGGCCATTGTCTGTCCTTaacctctttatcttcttgccagtctgattctcaatcaataatttccactctttaaaagtggaaaatgcTTCATTCTTATGTTTAAGGAAATACACCCACAGTTTCGTGAGAAGTCATCaataattgtcatcatataacgacatttacctttggagggaacttttgaaggaccccaaagatccgaatgaatataatccaaagtacctttggttctgtgtatggctttagaaaaactaacctttttctgcttaccaaaaatgcaatgttcacagaaatcaacctttccagtacagtggttaccaaggtgacccttcttcttgaggattagaattcccttctcactcatgtggcctaatctcatatgccacaacttggtGTTATCTTTGTTGGGTGAGGCAACAGCTGCAGAACCTGTAACTGTTGAACCCTGCAGCACATACAAACTATCACATCGAATTGCCTTTAGTAACACAAGAGCTCCTTTAGACACTTTTAAAACTCCGCCTTCAGCCGAGTATCTACACCCATGAGATTCAAGGGTGCCTAAGGAAATGAGATTCCGTTTCAACTCAGGGACATATCTGACACCTGTTAAATTTCTAACAATTCCATCatgtgtcttgattttgattgttcctTCACCAACAACTTTGCATTGAGCATCGTTTCCCATCAAAACAAAACCATTATAAACTGGTTCATATGTGGTAAACCAATCTCTATTGTGAGACATGTGAAAAGTACAACCAGAATAAAAAATCCATTCATTTCTAGACCTTTGTTCAATGTTGGAAGCTACAAAACAATCCCCATCAGATTCAGTTTCAACAATACTAGCTTCGGTAAATTTTTTTGGTTGTTTACCATTTCCCTTATCTTCTCTATCttgtttatttttcaatttatagcattcagagatctcgtgtccctttttcttgcaataaCGACAATATTTGGAGTTCTTGCCTCTAGATTTTGACCTAGATTTATGTTTAGTgttcctacctttctcttggtttctccctctaactactaatccttcaccagaactttcagaatgaatttgagtatcaaatttttctttggctagtaaattagtcttgacatcatcaaagcttaaggtaagataattaccgtataacataatttctttgaattgtcggtgcgagggtggtagagaaacaataagtagaacggctttatcctcatcatcaattttaacatcc
Proteins encoded in this region:
- the LOC137832584 gene encoding uncharacterized protein, which encodes MGGSSMAAARVTRFLATRHLRDHRDTCVADVEFEFLHDGETLLAHSACSDDCQNPNEIEFDEDEDHRDTVEQNRTFWDNQHQILQANAYRTSSLESGIRNATKEALQNIQSAETVCGCGRQIPLTTCRNCLMREVSGRLQKAGYNSAVCKTKWRSSPDIPSGEHSFLDVVENSKRGEMRVIVELNLRGEFEIAKGSEEYNRLVGKLPEVFVGKVERLSNLIKVLCVAGKRCMKEKKMHMGPWRKHRYMQAKWLGPCDRNTSTTSVSMGYSERIPMPKPRQKASLLTVDLLDNFPNMHCTAVEVV